In a genomic window of Nostoc sp. UHCC 0870:
- a CDS encoding patatin-like phospholipase family protein, giving the protein MTNQIYSQSVLTFDGQYDYIDLGKNDLGGVLAQGSSAFTISGWLNPHQLTNKATTYGTRNVFLARSSDRYSDNFEFGINESGNLDVYIDDNFQRVIKSFGNGELTVGQWHFFAIVFNKGQLSIYLDEHEFFDSFKGDSLNKATSHLTLGATLHNKVYFTGQLAHISVWNYPCPPEEIQQHRDQPLVGNEPGLVAYWKLNEGEGTRVKDETGNGHDGNLRGNPHWDVVQLPFGMTQSSNESDRQDQTASISEEVTPVETLVLEEESQLVEVTAIGETELQQVSVEVSQIEETDIPAQVSQPDAKSDEGNLNEGLKNPLPVVSLPEEEVKTVNPKEKKGTKRQSNKSANIQTTQPKEEKAETAQTQDDIPQQTLTQERSPNNMNTQANPKYKILAIDGGGIRGIIPSMILAEIEKRTQKQIFSMFDLIAGTSSGGILALGLTKPRLDMEASDSPPVAQYSAEELLQIYLEYGAEIFYEPFWEQVFGQIEDIFIQPKYSSEGREEIIRQYFGDSPLENNLKEVFVTSYDIEQRIPIFFTNKLEKQQIESKNFRKLCSGFTLTDAALATSATPTYFAPYRVASSHNTNGFYTLVDGGLVANNPANLAILEAQMSRQENQPALQTEDILLVSLGTGSLTSVYSYEEVKRWGLLQWAKPLLNIVLDGGSEAVAGELERLFEASNKGNKNSYYRFQTFLKSELEAIDNAKPDNLRQLQTLGNILIQEKSQEIDELCSLLSN; this is encoded by the coding sequence GTGACAAACCAGATATATAGCCAATCCGTTTTGACATTTGACGGACAGTATGATTACATAGATTTGGGTAAAAATGATTTGGGTGGTGTGTTGGCTCAAGGGAGTTCAGCCTTTACCATTTCTGGATGGCTGAATCCTCATCAGCTAACAAATAAAGCTACTACATACGGAACGCGCAATGTTTTTTTGGCTCGTTCGTCAGATCGATATAGTGATAATTTTGAGTTCGGCATCAATGAATCAGGCAACCTAGATGTATATATTGATGACAATTTCCAAAGGGTGATTAAATCCTTTGGTAATGGAGAATTAACTGTTGGACAATGGCACTTCTTTGCCATTGTTTTTAATAAAGGTCAACTGTCTATATATCTGGATGAGCATGAGTTCTTTGACTCTTTTAAAGGCGACTCTTTAAACAAAGCTACTAGTCATTTGACTCTGGGTGCGACTTTACATAACAAAGTATATTTTACAGGCCAATTAGCTCACATTAGCGTCTGGAATTACCCCTGTCCCCCTGAAGAAATCCAACAGCATCGAGATCAGCCTCTAGTTGGGAACGAACCAGGATTAGTAGCTTATTGGAAATTAAACGAAGGAGAAGGAACAAGAGTAAAAGACGAGACTGGAAATGGCCATGATGGAAACTTGCGCGGTAATCCTCATTGGGATGTCGTACAACTTCCATTTGGAATGACACAATCATCGAACGAGAGCGACAGACAAGACCAAACAGCAAGTATTTCCGAAGAAGTAACCCCTGTGGAAACTCTAGTGCTGGAGGAAGAAAGCCAATTGGTTGAAGTAACTGCGATCGGTGAAACTGAGTTGCAGCAAGTTTCTGTTGAGGTTTCTCAAATTGAAGAAACTGACATCCCGGCGCAGGTAAGTCAGCCAGATGCTAAGAGCGATGAGGGAAACCTCAACGAAGGACTGAAAAACCCCCTTCCCGTGGTATCTCTGCCAGAAGAAGAGGTGAAAACTGTGAACCCAAAGGAAAAAAAAGGGACAAAAAGACAGAGCAACAAATCTGCGAACATACAAACTACCCAGCCAAAAGAAGAAAAAGCCGAAACAGCCCAAACTCAGGACGATATCCCACAGCAAACATTAACTCAGGAGCGATCGCCAAACAATATGAATACTCAAGCCAATCCCAAATATAAAATACTTGCCATTGATGGAGGCGGTATTCGAGGTATTATCCCGTCAATGATCCTGGCTGAAATTGAAAAGCGGACACAAAAACAGATTTTTAGTATGTTCGATTTAATCGCAGGGACTTCAAGCGGCGGAATTCTCGCACTAGGATTAACTAAACCGCGATTAGATATGGAGGCATCTGATAGTCCGCCCGTCGCCCAATACAGTGCCGAAGAACTACTGCAAATATATCTAGAGTATGGGGCTGAGATATTTTACGAGCCATTCTGGGAACAAGTATTTGGTCAGATAGAGGATATATTTATCCAACCAAAATATTCTTCAGAGGGGAGAGAAGAAATTATCAGGCAATATTTTGGTGATAGTCCGTTAGAAAATAATCTCAAAGAAGTTTTCGTGACGAGCTATGATATTGAGCAGCGAATTCCAATATTCTTTACTAACAAACTAGAAAAACAACAAATAGAATCGAAAAATTTTCGCAAGTTATGTTCAGGTTTTACTCTTACAGATGCAGCCTTAGCGACTAGCGCAACTCCAACTTATTTTGCTCCCTATCGCGTTGCGAGTTCCCATAACACCAACGGCTTTTATACATTAGTCGATGGCGGATTAGTCGCGAACAATCCGGCTAATTTGGCTATTTTAGAGGCGCAAATGAGTAGACAAGAAAATCAACCAGCCCTTCAGACAGAGGATATCCTATTAGTATCCTTGGGGACGGGTTCTTTAACGAGTGTCTACTCTTATGAAGAAGTTAAAAGGTGGGGACTATTGCAATGGGCAAAACCACTATTAAATATTGTGCTTGACGGTGGAAGTGAAGCAGTAGCTGGAGAATTAGAACGTTTGTTTGAGGCTAGTAACAAAGGTAATAAAAACTCTTATTATCGGTTTCAAACATTCTTAAAAAGTGAACTGGAAGCAATCGATAATGCCAAGCCAGACAATCTGCGGCAGTTACAAACTTTAGGCAATATACTGATTCAAGAAAAAAGTCAAGAAATCGATGAGTTGTGTAGTTTGTTATCAAACTAA
- the metK gene encoding methionine adenosyltransferase codes for MKKDFMFTSESVTEGHPDKLCDQISDAIVDRFLQQDPYARVITECAVATGIVFLAARFEPNTNVDFTNIARQVIDQVGYNHKQFNGKTCSVLTSLTELPPNQYHLFDEQKLSDEEIEKITVTNQATVFGFACKQTPTLMPLPIWLAHKLARKMSEVRNKNILDYLTPDGKTQVGIEYKNRRPYRIHSITIVASQNKRKKPELKKLQDDIRETVIFPVFEHEEIKPDAETRIFINPDGPFIVGGPAVHSGLTGRKNAIDTYGEYSKHSGSALSGKDPIRIDRVGAYAARYAAKNVVAANLADECEVQLSYSIGLSRPVSIQVETFGTGKISDDEITILLEKHFDFRLAGILKEFNLRHLPSLMKGGFYRKLAAYGHVGRDDLDLPWEKIDKVSFFK; via the coding sequence ATGAAAAAAGACTTTATGTTTACATCAGAATCGGTGACAGAGGGACATCCTGATAAACTTTGTGATCAAATTAGTGATGCGATCGTCGATCGTTTTTTACAACAAGACCCCTACGCCAGAGTCATTACAGAATGCGCTGTTGCTACGGGTATTGTTTTTTTGGCTGCCAGATTTGAACCAAATACCAACGTAGATTTTACCAATATAGCCAGACAAGTTATTGATCAGGTTGGTTATAACCACAAACAATTTAATGGTAAAACTTGTAGTGTTTTAACTAGTCTTACAGAATTACCTCCTAATCAATATCACTTATTTGATGAGCAAAAATTATCTGATGAAGAGATAGAAAAAATTACGGTAACTAACCAAGCGACAGTATTTGGTTTTGCTTGCAAGCAAACACCAACGCTCATGCCCTTACCCATATGGTTAGCACATAAACTAGCTAGAAAAATGAGTGAAGTTAGAAATAAAAATATCCTAGATTATCTAACTCCTGATGGTAAAACTCAAGTTGGAATTGAATATAAAAATCGTCGTCCCTATAGAATCCATAGTATTACAATTGTTGCTAGTCAAAATAAACGCAAAAAACCTGAGCTAAAAAAATTGCAGGATGATATTAGAGAAACTGTAATTTTTCCGGTGTTTGAACATGAAGAAATTAAACCGGATGCAGAAACTAGAATATTTATCAATCCTGATGGCCCGTTTATTGTTGGGGGGCCTGCGGTGCATTCTGGTTTAACAGGCAGAAAAAACGCTATAGATACCTATGGCGAATATTCTAAACATAGCGGTTCAGCTTTAAGTGGTAAAGACCCTATTAGAATAGATCGAGTTGGTGCTTATGCTGCTCGTTATGCTGCTAAAAATGTTGTCGCTGCTAACCTAGCAGATGAATGTGAAGTGCAACTCAGTTATTCTATAGGTCTATCTCGTCCTGTGAGTATCCAAGTAGAAACTTTTGGCACAGGTAAAATATCTGATGATGAAATTACAATTTTGTTAGAAAAACATTTTGATTTTCGCCTAGCAGGTATTCTCAAAGAGTTTAATTTAAGACATTTACCTTCATTGATGAAAGGCGGATTTTATAGAAAGCTGGCTGCTTATGGTCATGTCGGTAGAGATGATCTAGATTTGCCGTGGGAGAAAATAGATAAAGTCAGTTTTTTTAAGTAG
- a CDS encoding cation-translocating P-type ATPase, whose translation MIKAIHTQVKGRARYKITELYGSMELKAYLERSLVQSSVILQVKANTLTGNLLVIFTPQYNYQQIQALIEKNISKFTKSQTTKLIKPTHKITKTDSSIKEQRTDDWHLIPTDKVLQSFQTSPESGLSSQAAAINLSKYGANVLAETELRSNLSIIIEQFQSLPVALLGVAAGVSIFTGGLVDAAVILGVVGLNAVIGYVTESQSERIIHSLKHHQQTSAWVVRDGQSIEIPIENVVGGDILILKPGNYLAADARLIAADNLSVDESALTGESIPVNKTTASLMDGDVPLGDRFNMAYKGTYITGGQGLAVVVATGTYTEMGKIQQLVGEAKATETPLAKQLDKVGGQLVLISTGICGLVFGMGVLRGYGLVQMLKSSISLAVAAVPEGLPTIATTTLALGIRDMRKNKVLVRSLAAVEALGSVQTICMDKTGTITENKMSVVEIHANTRQIQVSDGEFLTGEENLNPYTDDELLKLIHVSVLCNESEVSKSADGEYAVTGSATENALIYMAIAAGVDAIALREKYPLLQTNLRSENRNIMSTIHQTHNENKFVAVKGSPAEVAQLCQCRIKNGQIVPLDDEERQTIEIENDRMAGKALRVLGIAYSHIDEDHNCNGNNHNHESDLIWLGLVGMADPIRKGAKALIADFHQAGIDTVMITGDQSPTAYAIAKELELNRDTQLEILDSTNLNNLTPEALTALSDKVDVFARISPSNKLQIVQALQGAGKVVAMTGDGINDAPALKAAQVGVAMGKGGTDVAREVADIVLEDDRLETMIIAVSRGRTIYNNIRKSVHFLLSTNLSEIMVMTTATAVGIGEPLNAIQLLWLNLVTDIFPGLSLALEAPEPEVLSQPPRNPEEPIIKKSDFGRITFESAVISASTLAAYGYSLVRYGMTPQASTIAFMSLTSAQLLHTISSRSETHSIFSKEKLPNNSYLNAAIIGSFGIQILAIAIPPLRNLLKITPINLVDGAVIGASAVLPLLVNEGTKGIGDR comes from the coding sequence GTGATTAAAGCAATACATACTCAAGTTAAAGGGAGAGCTAGATATAAAATCACAGAACTTTATGGTTCAATGGAATTAAAAGCATATTTAGAGCGATCGCTAGTCCAAAGCTCAGTCATATTACAAGTAAAGGCTAATACATTAACGGGTAATTTGTTGGTAATTTTTACACCGCAATATAATTATCAACAAATTCAAGCTTTAATTGAAAAAAATATATCAAAATTCACAAAAAGTCAAACAACAAAATTAATAAAACCTACTCATAAAATCACAAAAACTGATAGCAGCATCAAAGAACAAAGAACAGATGATTGGCATTTAATCCCCACAGATAAGGTTCTCCAGTCCTTCCAAACTTCACCGGAATCAGGACTATCGAGTCAAGCTGCTGCCATTAATTTAAGTAAATACGGGGCGAATGTCCTTGCAGAAACAGAATTGCGGTCTAATTTGAGCATCATCATTGAACAGTTTCAGTCTTTACCTGTGGCTTTATTGGGTGTAGCGGCAGGGGTATCAATTTTTACTGGTGGATTGGTTGATGCTGCGGTAATTTTAGGCGTAGTAGGTTTGAATGCAGTGATTGGTTATGTTACAGAAAGCCAGTCAGAAAGAATTATTCACTCCCTGAAACATCATCAGCAAACATCTGCTTGGGTAGTCAGAGATGGTCAGTCAATAGAAATACCCATTGAAAATGTAGTTGGGGGAGATATTTTAATTCTCAAACCGGGGAATTATTTAGCTGCTGATGCCCGATTGATTGCAGCAGATAATCTAAGTGTTGATGAGTCGGCTTTGACTGGTGAGAGTATCCCCGTTAATAAAACTACGGCATCTTTGATGGATGGAGATGTGCCATTAGGCGATCGCTTCAACATGGCCTACAAAGGTACTTATATCACAGGCGGTCAAGGATTGGCGGTAGTAGTGGCGACCGGCACATATACAGAAATGGGTAAAATTCAACAGCTAGTAGGCGAAGCCAAAGCCACAGAAACCCCCTTAGCCAAACAACTAGACAAAGTAGGCGGACAACTGGTGTTAATCAGTACGGGTATTTGCGGACTAGTCTTTGGGATGGGAGTATTACGAGGATATGGCTTAGTACAGATGCTGAAATCATCCATATCCCTAGCAGTGGCGGCTGTTCCCGAAGGACTACCCACAATTGCGACTACCACCCTAGCTTTAGGTATCCGCGATATGCGGAAAAATAAAGTTCTCGTGCGGAGTCTGGCCGCAGTCGAAGCTTTAGGTTCTGTGCAGACAATTTGCATGGATAAAACCGGGACAATTACCGAAAATAAAATGTCCGTGGTGGAAATTCACGCTAACACCAGACAAATTCAAGTTTCCGATGGGGAATTTTTGACTGGGGAGGAGAATCTTAACCCCTACACCGACGATGAACTATTAAAGCTGATTCATGTATCGGTGCTATGTAACGAAAGTGAAGTCAGCAAATCGGCAGATGGGGAGTATGCAGTTACAGGTTCAGCTACAGAAAACGCCCTGATTTACATGGCCATTGCGGCGGGAGTAGATGCGATCGCCCTGCGAGAAAAGTATCCTCTACTACAAACTAACCTGCGTTCCGAAAACCGTAATATTATGAGTACAATTCACCAAACTCATAATGAAAATAAATTTGTAGCTGTCAAAGGTAGCCCCGCCGAAGTAGCACAACTATGCCAATGCAGGATCAAAAATGGGCAAATAGTGCCTTTAGATGACGAAGAAAGGCAAACCATAGAAATTGAAAACGATCGCATGGCCGGGAAAGCATTGCGAGTCTTGGGCATAGCCTACAGCCATATAGATGAAGACCACAACTGCAACGGTAACAATCATAACCATGAATCAGACCTGATTTGGTTGGGTTTGGTAGGTATGGCAGACCCCATTAGAAAAGGCGCGAAAGCCTTAATTGCCGACTTCCATCAAGCCGGAATTGACACCGTAATGATTACCGGTGATCAAAGTCCTACCGCCTATGCGATCGCCAAAGAATTAGAATTAAACCGCGACACCCAACTAGAAATTCTCGACTCCACCAACCTCAACAACCTTACCCCAGAAGCCTTAACCGCCCTCAGCGACAAAGTAGATGTATTTGCGCGCATCAGTCCCAGTAACAAACTGCAAATCGTCCAAGCCTTGCAAGGTGCAGGTAAAGTTGTCGCCATGACCGGCGATGGAATTAACGATGCACCCGCCTTAAAAGCTGCCCAAGTTGGTGTTGCAATGGGTAAAGGTGGTACAGATGTCGCCCGTGAGGTTGCAGATATTGTCTTAGAAGATGACCGACTCGAAACCATGATTATCGCCGTCAGTCGGGGAAGAACGATTTATAACAATATTCGTAAATCCGTGCATTTCCTCCTGTCTACAAACCTCAGCGAAATCATGGTCATGACTACCGCTACAGCCGTGGGGATTGGTGAACCCTTGAATGCGATTCAACTATTATGGCTAAATTTAGTCACAGATATTTTTCCTGGTTTATCCCTAGCTTTGGAAGCACCAGAACCGGAAGTCTTAAGCCAACCACCCCGCAATCCAGAAGAACCAATCATCAAAAAATCTGATTTTGGCAGAATTACTTTTGAGTCAGCAGTCATCTCTGCTAGTACCCTCGCCGCCTATGGTTACAGCCTCGTCAGATATGGGATGACTCCCCAAGCTAGCACCATTGCCTTTATGAGTCTGACATCAGCCCAACTGCTACATACAATTAGCAGCCGTTCCGAAACCCACAGCATTTTTAGTAAAGAAAAACTCCCGAATAATTCTTACTTAAATGCTGCCATTATAGGTTCTTTTGGCATTCAAATTTTAGCGATCGCCATTCCCCCACTCAGAAATCTGTTGAAAATTACCCCAATTAATCTTGTGGATGGTGCTGTCATTGGTGCTAGTGCTGTACTGCCTTTGTTGGTAAATGAAGGAACAAAAGGCATAGGTGACAGGTGA
- a CDS encoding DUF427 domain-containing protein, protein MPKAIWNGAILAESDQTVVVEGNHYFPSDAINKQYFQESDTHTTCPWKGVASYYSIAVDGQVNKDAAWYYPSTKEKAKNIEGYVAFWKGVKVENN, encoded by the coding sequence ATGCCGAAAGCTATTTGGAACGGGGCTATTTTAGCTGAAAGCGACCAAACCGTCGTCGTGGAAGGAAACCATTATTTCCCCTCTGACGCAATTAACAAGCAGTATTTCCAAGAAAGTGACACTCACACTACTTGTCCGTGGAAAGGTGTTGCTAGTTACTACAGCATCGCCGTTGATGGACAAGTCAACAAAGACGCGGCTTGGTACTATCCCAGCACCAAGGAGAAAGCTAAGAATATTGAGGGTTATGTTGCTTTCTGGAAAGGTGTAAAAGTCGAAAATAATTAA